The genomic DNA GAAATTTTAGGCTAAGCCGAATTCCTATATACTGAAAACGCTTGATTTCAATGAAGTCAGGCGTTTTTTTATGCTGAGATTAATTTCAAATTAAGCTTGTTAAATTTAACAGCCTCCCGACTGTATTTATTAGTCAGAGATTAATATTTATAAATGACGTAATCTATAGATTAGACCAAGTGATGATCAAAAGGTTAAAACTTTGTCATTTGACCTCAAAGAAATTTCGTCAGTTTTCATATGTAATGTAGTGGTTAAAAATAGAAGTTGTTTGATTATCCTTTGGTGACAAAAGGATAAGAGTTCTTCTATTTCAACGGAATGAAATATAGAAGACAAGAAATTTATTTGTAGTCTTGAATTTTTGTTTCTTTTGTTTCAAGACAAAAGATAAGTGTTATTCACACTGCTAAGCTTAATCTGAGGATTAAGCTTGTTAAATTTAACAGCCTCCCGACTGTATTTATTAGTCAGAGATTAATATTTATAAATGACCTAATCTATAGGTTAGACCAAGCGATGTGATTTAAGTTTTATTTTAATATGGTTTCTTCTTGAAGTTTTCTAATTTGACCGGCAATTGAGGTTTTACCGTGGTGTTCTTCGTAGTTTTCACAAGAGTAACCGGGATTAGTATCGCAGGTACAGCCTAATTTAGTTCCATCAGAAACTTCTATGTCGGAGCTGCAAGTTTTAGTAAAAATGCCATCTTTGAAAATAAACATTTTTATAGCAATTAAGGCAAATGCAATGCCTATTAATGCAGTAGACAGGAGTATTAATTTAAAAATCATGTTCTTTGTATTAAAAGAACAAAATTAACTATTTAGATTGAAACATATGTAAATAAAATATAGTTTTAACAATTAATTTTGACTTCTGCGGAATTCTGCACAAACTATAGCACTTGCAATAGATGCATTTAATGATTCTGCTTTAGATTGTGAATAGTTAGGTATAAATAACGGTCTTGTTATTAAGCTTTGTACTTCTTGTGAAATCCCTTTCGATTCGTTACCAATAACAATAAAGCCCGATAGGCTTAGGTTTTCTTCGTAAATATTTTTACCGTTTAACAATGTTCCGTAAATGGGAATTTGCTGTTTTCTTAAGAAAGTAGGAATGTCTTCATAATAACATTTTACTCGAAACAAAGAGCCCATAGTAGCTTGCACTACTTTTGGGTTAAAACAATCAACGGTATCTGTTGAACAAATAATCTGTTTAATACCAAACCAATCTGCTGTACGTATTATTGTACCTAAATTTCCGGGATCTTGTATATTGTCGAGCACTAAATAAAGAGAATCAATATTTGTTGTAAATTCTTGATATTCGGGTATTTTAACTACAGCTAAAACTTCGTTAGCGGTTGAGAAATTACTTAGCTTTTGAAGTGCTTTTTCCGATATCTCTTTAAGGGCGAAATTATTCAAATCGCTATGAGAATCTATCCATTTTTTATTTGCTGCAATAAATTTAATTTCAAAATTAGTGTAGTTAATTAATTCGCTTATCATTTTAGGTCCTTCTACGAGAAAAAGACCTGTTTTCCGACGGTTTTTAGTTAGTTTTAGGGAATTGATGAGTTTTATTTCGGCTTGACTAAGCATAAATTTTTTCAGCTAATTTACAAATTATACCAATTGTTATTCAAAATTCTGTTTTTGCATTTACAATGGTTAATACTTATGGTATATCGATAAAAGGCATAAAAAAAATCCCGAACCTTGCGGATCGGGATTTATATCTGTTTTGAAAGATTTATTCTTCAGTAACAACTTCAAAAGTAATGTTTGCAACAATGTCTTTATAAAGTTGAGCGGTAGCTTTATAAGTTCCTACTTCTTTAATTGTTTCGCCTTCAATGGTAATTTTCTTGCGATCAACATCGTAATTGTGTTGCTCTTTAATAGCATCAGCAATTTGAATAGCATTTACAGAACCGTAAATTTTACCGGAAGCAGCAGCTTTGGTAGCAATTTTTACGGTTAAACCATCCAGTTTCTTAGCTTCTGCACTGGCTTCACTTCTGACTTTTTCAATCTTATGTGCATATTGTTTTTTTACTTCTGCTAAGATTTTTTTGTTGCTGTCGTTGGCTGCAATTGCAATGCCTTGAGGAATTAAATAGTTACGTGCGTAACCATTTTTAACTTCTACTATATCGTCTTTATATCCTAAATTTTGGACATCTTTTTTTAAAATAATTTGCATCGATTGTCCTCCTTTTATTTTAGTAAATCACCAACATATGGCATTAAAGCAATGTGACGTGCTCTTTTAACTGCTTGAGCAACTTTTTTCTGATATTTGGTTGATGTACCGGTTAAACGACGTGGAAGTAATTTTCCTTGTTCGTTTACAAATTTCAATAAAAAGTTTGCATCTTTATAATCAATATATTTTATTCCGCTTTTCTTAAAACGGCAATATTTTTTCTTTTTAGTATCTACCGCAATTGGGGTTAGATATTTAATGTCTGTATTTTGAGCCATTGTTAAAAGTTTTAATGTTATTAATTTGCTTTAACTTTTGATTCGCCTTTTTTCATCGCTCTTTTCTTTTCGTTATAAGCTATGGCATGTTTATCCAAAGCAACTGTTAAGAAACGAAGAATACGCTCGTCGCGTTTAAATGCAACTTCGTAATCGCGAATTTGCTCGCCTTCCATACGGAATTCTAATAATTGATAGAATCCTGTTGATTTTTTTTGAATAGGATAAGCGAGTTTTCTCAAACCCCACTCTTCCTCATGGACAATCTCAGCACCGGCCTCCTTTAGGAGATCACGATACTTGCTTACCGCTTCCTTCATCTGTTCGACAGATAAAACGGGAGTCATAATGAAAACGGTTTCGTACTGTTTAACCATTGTTTAATTTTTTTTATTTATGTTATTAATTTATTGATCTACAGACAAGTAGATATTTACTCATCAAATAGGGCGGCAAAGGTAAAAAGATTTGACTAAAAATCAAATAAATAAAAAGATTAATTTTATTGATACAGAGCCTTTTAAGAAAGGAATTTTATTAATTCTGATACAATAAATTCGGCTGCTTTACCATCTCCAAAAATTGCAGGAAAAAAATGTGGAGGATAGTCAGTAAAAGTTTTATATGCGTTTTCTATTTTTTGCTTGTCGACATCGCATAAAAGAGCCG from Bacteroidales bacterium includes the following:
- the rplI gene encoding 50S ribosomal protein L9, which codes for MQIILKKDVQNLGYKDDIVEVKNGYARNYLIPQGIAIAANDSNKKILAEVKKQYAHKIEKVRSEASAEAKKLDGLTVKIATKAAASGKIYGSVNAIQIADAIKEQHNYDVDRKKITIEGETIKEVGTYKATAQLYKDIVANITFEVVTEE
- a CDS encoding RNA methyltransferase produces the protein MLSQAEIKLINSLKLTKNRRKTGLFLVEGPKMISELINYTNFEIKFIAANKKWIDSHSDLNNFALKEISEKALQKLSNFSTANEVLAVVKIPEYQEFTTNIDSLYLVLDNIQDPGNLGTIIRTADWFGIKQIICSTDTVDCFNPKVVQATMGSLFRVKCYYEDIPTFLRKQQIPIYGTLLNGKNIYEENLSLSGFIVIGNESKGISQEVQSLITRPLFIPNYSQSKAESLNASIASAIVCAEFRRSQN
- a CDS encoding 30S ribosomal protein S6, which produces MVKQYETVFIMTPVLSVEQMKEAVSKYRDLLKEAGAEIVHEEEWGLRKLAYPIQKKSTGFYQLLEFRMEGEQIRDYEVAFKRDERILRFLTVALDKHAIAYNEKKRAMKKGESKVKAN
- a CDS encoding 30S ribosomal protein S18, with product MAQNTDIKYLTPIAVDTKKKKYCRFKKSGIKYIDYKDANFLLKFVNEQGKLLPRRLTGTSTKYQKKVAQAVKRARHIALMPYVGDLLK